The nucleotide window GGTGCACACTGGCCTGAATCCGCACCACCCATGGGAGCCCACCGTGACCGCGTCCGACGGGAAGGGACCGTACCGACAGGCCCAGTTCGACCCGCTCGCCGAACTGCGCCGCTGCGACGACCCGCCCTGGGACGTCTACCTCACCGGCACCGTCTTCCTCGACATCATCTTCACCGGACTCGACTCCGCGCCCGTGCGCGGCACCGAGTCCTGGGCCCGCGGCATGGGCTCCAGCCCCGGCGGCGTCGCCAACATGGCGACCGCCCTGGCCCGCCTCGGCCTCAGGACGTCCCTGGCGGCGGCCTTCGGGGACGACCACTACGGGGAGTACTGCTGGGACGCCCTGGAGCAGGGCGAGCACATCGACCTCTCCGCGTCCCGCACCGCGCCCGGCTGGCACTCCCCGGTGACCGTCTCGATGGCGTACGAGGGCGAACGCACCATGGTCAGCCACGGCCACGAGCCGCCCCCGGAGGAGCCCGCCCCCGACTGCTCACCCCGTGCGCGGGCGGCCGTCGCCTCGCTGACGCCCGGCACGAGCGCGCACTGGATCGCCGGCGCCGCGGCCCGCGGCACCCGGATCTTCGCCGACGTCGGCTGGGACGACACGGGACGCTGGGACCTCGCCGGGCTGCCCGACCTGCGGCACTGCGAGGCGTTCCTGCCGAACGCGGAGGAGGCCATGCGGTACACCGGCGCCGCCAGTCCCCGCGCGGCGGCGCACGCCCTCACCGAGTACGTGCCGCTGGCCGTCGTCACGCTGGGTGCCGAAGGCGCGTACGCCGTGGACCGCCGGACCGGCGAGACCGCGGAGGTTCCGGCCATCGAGGTGGAGGCCATGGACCCGACCGGCGCCGGGGACGTCTTCGTCGCCGGGTTCGTCACGGGCACGCTGGCCGGCTGGCCGCTCGCCGACCGCCTCGCCTTCGCCGGCCTCACCGCGGCCCTCTCGGTCCAGGAGTTCGGCGGGTCGCTCTCCGCGCCCGGCTGGTCGGAGATCGCCGCCTGGTGGCGCCGCGTGCAGTCCTACGACGACCAGGACCCCGCCGCGCTCGGCCGGTACGCCTTCCTGGAACCGCTGCTCCCGGAGACCGCCCGGACGTGGCCCCTGCGACGGGCCGTACCGACGATCGGGTTCCGCGCGCCGGTGTGAGGAGCGCGGGGCCGTGGCCGCGGTCACGGTGACGCAGGGGGCCAGGTGACGCACGGGACCACAGGTACGACGGAAAAGTCCTACGGTCTTGTCGGCGCCCCGTCGTACTCTTGGAGGCACAAAGCTGCCGTACCGGCAAGCGTGCCTCACCGAGGGAGATGAGCAGGCCTACAGAGCCGGCCCATGACGCAGACACCCACAGCTCACAACCCCGCGCAGGGGCAGTCACGAGCACAGTTCACCGTTCCCCCCACCCACCCGATGGTGACCGTGCTGGGATCCGGGGACGCCCTGCTGCGCGTGATCGAGAAGGCCTTCCCGGGGACCGACATCCATGTCCGGGGCAATGAGATCAGCGCCGTAGGCGACGCCCGTCAGGTGGCCCTCGTCCAACGCCTGTTCGACGAGATGATCCTGGTGCTCCGCACCGGACAGCCGATGACGGAGGACGCGGTGGAACGATCGATCGCGATGCTGCGGGCGAGCGAGAACGGGGAGGGTGACGGCCCGGAGACCCCGGCCGAGGTCCTCACCCAGAACATCCTGTCCTCGCGGGGCCGCACCATCCGCCCCAAGACGCTCAACCAGAAGCGGTACGTCGACGCCATCGACAAGCACACCATCGTCTTCGGCATCGGCCCCGCCGGTACGGGCAAGACCTACCTCGCCATGGCCAAGGCCGTGCAGGCCCTGCAGTCCAAGCAGGTCAGCCGCATCATCCTGACCCGCCCCGCGGTGGAGGCCGGAGAGCGGCTCGGCTTCCTGCCCGGCACGCTCTTCGACAAGATCGACCCCTACCTGCGCCCGCTGTACGACGCGCTGCACGACATGCTCGACCCGGACTCGATCCCCCGGCTGATGGCGGCGGGCACGATCGAGGTCGCACCACTGGCGTACATGCGCGGCCGCGCGCAGCCGCTCTTCACCAATGTTCTGACGCCGGACGGCTGGCGCCCCATCGGTGACCTTGCGGTCGGTGACCTGGTCATCGGCTCGAACGGCGAGCCGACCCCCGTGCTGGGCGTCTACCCGCAGGGCGAGAAGGACATCTACCGCGTCACCGCCCAGGACGGCTCCTGGACCTTGTGCTGCGGCGAGCACCTGTGGACCGTCCGGACCGCATCGGACAAGCGCCGCGACAAGCCGTGGCGGGTGCTGGAGACGAAGGAGATGATCGGCAACCTTCGCGCTGCGCACGCCCGGCGGTACGAGTTGCCCATGCTCACCGGTCCGGTCTCCCTGCCCGAGCGCGAGATCCCCATGGATCCGTACGCTTTGGGGCTTCTTCTCGGCGACGGTTGCCTGACGGGCTCCACCACGCCCTCCTTCGCGACGGAGGACCCGGAACTGGCCGAGGCACTGGAAGCCGCGCTTCCAGGGGTCGTACTACGCCACCGCGGCGGACCCGACTACGTCCTCAACCGGATCAAGAGCCCCGGCGACGTGGTCACTCTCGAGAATCCGGTCACCCGGATCCTGCGCGAGCTGGATCTGCTGCGGAGCCGTTCGCACTCCAAGTTCGTCCCCGACGACTACCTGAACAACTCCGCCGAAGTGCGACTGGCAGTCCTTCAAGGCCTGCTCGATTCGGACGGTGGCCCCGTCACCCAGACGGACCGCACGTGCCGGATCCAGTACTCGACGACATCGATCCTGCTCCGTGACGACGTCATCGCTCTGGTGCAGTCGTTGGGTGGTGTGGCCTATACCCGCCGTCGTGCCGCTGAGGGGCGCAAGCCCGGCAGGGCCAGGGACCGTGACGTCAACCACAACCGTGACGCCCACGTCGTCGACATCCGCCTCCCCGAAGGCATCGAGCCCTTCCGCCTTGCCCGCAAACGTGACAAGTACCTGGCGGCCGGAGGCGGCGGACGCCCGATGCGCTTCATCGACAGCATCGAACCCGCGGGCCGTGAGGAAGCGGTCTGCATCCAGGTCGCGGCGGAGGACTCGTTGTACGTGACGCAGGACTACCTGCTCACGCACAACACGCTCAACGACGCCTTCATCATCCTGGACGAGGCGCAGAACACCAGCGCCGAGCAGATGAAGATGTTCCTCACCCGGCTCGGCTTCGATTCGAAGATCGTGGTCACGGGTGACGTGACGCAGGTCGACCTGCCGAGCGGCACGAAGTCCGGTCTGCGGCAGGTCCAGGACATCCTGGAGGGCCTCGACGACGTCCACTTCTCGCGGCTCACGACCCAGGACGTCGTACGGCACAAGCTGGTCGGCCGTATCGTCGACGCGTACGAGAAGTACGACAGTGAGAACGGCACGGAGAACGGCACCCACAAGGGCGCCCGTACCAAACGGAAGTAGACCAGCGCGACCATGTCGATCGACGTCAACAACGAGTCCGGAACCGAGGTCGACGAGCAGGCGATCCTCGACATCGCCCGCTACGCCCTCGCGAGGATGCGCATCCACCCGCTCTCCGAGCTCTCGGTGATCGTCGTGGACACCGACGCCATGGAGCAGCTGCACATCCAGTGGATGGACCTGCCGGGCCCCACCGATGTCATGTCGTTCCCGATGGACGAGCTGCGGCCGCCCACCAAGGACGACGACGAGCCGCCGCAGGGGCTGCTCGGCGACATCGTGCTGTGCCCGGAGGTCGCCGAACAGCAGGGCAAGGACGCCGAGACGCAGCACTCCATGGACGAGGAGCTCCAGCTCCTCACCGTCCACGGAGTGCTGCACCTGCTCGGCTACGACCACGAGGAAGCCGACGAGAAGGCCGAGATGTTCGGTCTGCAGGCGGCCATCGTGGACGGCTGGCGTGCGGAGAAGGGCCTCACCGGTCCCTCCCCGGCCCCGACCGTCTCATGAGCCCGCAACTGGTCCTGGGCGCCATCGCCCTCGTCGTGGTCGCCTGGCTCGCCGCCTGCGCGGAGGCCGGCCTCGCCCGCGTCTCCAGCTTCCGCGCCGAGGAGGCGGTCAGGTCCGGCCGCCGCGGCAGCGCCAAGCTCGCCCAGGTGGCCGCCGACCCGACCCGCTACCTGAACGTGGCGCTGCTGGTGCGCATCACCTGCGAGATGGCGGCCGCCGCCCTCGTCACGTACGCGTGCCTGAAGGAGTTCACCGAGACCTGGCAGGCGCTGGCCGCCGCCATCGGCGTGATGGTCCTCGTCTCGTACGTCGCGGTCGGCGTCTCGCCGCGCACCATCGGCCGCCAGCACCCCCTGAACACGGCCACGGCGGCGGCGTACGTGCTGCTGCCGCTCGCCAGGATCATGGGGCCGGTCCCGCCGCTGCTCATCCTCATCGGCAACGCGCTCACGCCCGGCAAGGGCTTCCGGCGCGGCCCGTTCGCCTCCGAGGCCGAGCTGCGCGCGATGGTCGACCTCGCCGAGAAGGAGTCGCTCATCGAGGACGAGGAGCGCCGCATGGTGCACTCCGTCTTCGAGCTGGGCGACACGCTGGTGCGCGAGGTCATGGTCCCGCGGACGGACCTGGTGGTCATCGAGCGGTTCAAGACCATCCGGCAGGCGCTCACCCTGGCCCTGCGGTCCGGTTTCTCGCGCGTTCCGGTCACCGGGGAGAGCGAGGACGACGTCGTCGGCATCGTGTACCTGAAGGACCTGGCGCGCAAGACCCACATCAGCCGGGACGCGGAGAGCGAGCTGGTGTCCACGGCGATGCGGCCCGCCGCCTTCGTCCCGGACACGAAGAACGCCGGTGACCTGCTGCGCGAGATGCAGCAGGACCGCAACCACGTCGCCGTCGTCATCGACGAGTACGGCGGCACGGCCGGCATCGTCACCATCGAGGACATCCTGGAGGAGATCGTCGGCGAGATCACCGACGAGTACGACCGGGAGCTGCCGCCCGTGGAGGACCTGGGCGAGGACCGCTACCGGGTGACCGCCCGGCTCGACATCGGTGACCTCGGCGAGCTGTACGGCTTCGAGGCGTACGACGACGAGGACGTCGAGACGGTCGGCGGACTGCTCGCCAAGGCGCTCGGCCGCGTGCCCATCGCGGGCGCCTCCTCGGTGGTCGAACTGCCCGACGGACGCGAGCTGCGGCTGACGGCCGAGGCGTCGGCCGGCCGCCGCAACAAGATCGTCACAGTGCTGGTCGAGCCCGTCGAGGCCGTCGCGCCGGCCGACTCCGAGGAGGGGGAACCGGAGTGACCCCGCAGGAGCTGCGCACGCTGTGCCTGTCCTTCGATGCCGCCGTGGAGGAGTTCCCCTTCACCCCGGAGACCTCGGTCTTCAAGGTGCTGGGGAAGATGTTCGCGCTCAGCTCCCTGGAGACCAGGCCCCTCAAGGTCAACCTGAAGTGCGACCCCGAGGACGCGGTGCGGCTGCGCGGTGAGCACGAGGGCCTGATCGCGCCCGGCTGGCACATGAACAAGCGCCACTGGAACACGGTGACGGCCGACGGCGCACTCCCGGACCGGCTGGTCCGGGAGCTCGTCGAGGACTCGTACGACCTGGTGGTGGCCAAACTGCCGAGGGCCGAGCGGCTGCGGCTCGACCGCGCCTGAGGCCCGGTGCTCACCCGGTCACGTCACCGGGTGAGCACGTACACGCTCGCTCCCGCCGTGCCCGCGACCGCGAGGAGGAGCGAGGCGCACAGGGCGTGCCACTTCAGCAGGGTCACGCGCAGCGCGGCGTAGCGGGACTCGTACTCCCCCCTCAGCCGGTGGGCCCTGTCCGCGGTCCGCCGCAGGGCCTGTCCGGTCAGCCCGAGCCGCTGGTCGACGTAGTGCCGCGCCACGTCCTCGGCCTGGGCCGTGGTGAGCCAGGGCAGCCTGGAGCACAGCGCCGCGGCCTCCCGCCGCGCCTGGTCCCGTTCGGCCTCCAGGAGCAGATAGCCCTCGATCTCGCCGGCCAGCCCGGCGCCCGGCCGGTCCGGCGGACCGGGGGGACCCTGCGGGATCACCGCGATGCGCCGTCGTGGCCGTCGCCCTCGACCGGCATCGCCGTCACCGGCGTCGTGTCAGCAGTCATCGGGTTCCCTGATCTGTCGGAGTGCCGCGTACAGCTGCCAGGGTTCCGCACACACCGGGACATCGCGCGGTGACGCGCTGTGAGGAGGGGGACGGAACGTGCGGACGGTGGGGCGAGGGGGTGGAGGGGCAGCGGGACGGCGTCCGGTGGTCTGCGCAGTCAGTCCGGTGCGTCCGCCGTGTCGGCAGGCTGCTCCCCGTCGGCTGCGTCGGTCCCGTCGTCGGTGCTCGTTCCGTCCTGCCGGCGCTCGGCCCTTTCCTCCTCCGGTGTCACGTCCTTCTCGCCGGTCACCTGTTCCAGCGGGTGGGACAGGTCGTCGTCGTGCGTCCCGGACATGTCGGCTCCTTTCGTGGACTGCCTGCCGAGTCCCCCTGTACGGGAGACGTACGCGTCGGCGGCGGGGTGTACCGCGGCGCGGGGGGCCGGTGGGGCTTCGTATGCTCTGGGCATGACCGACAGCAGCGCGCTCGACCCCGAGGACCGCAAGATCGTCACCCTGGCCCGCGCGGCCCGGGCGCGTAACGGAGTGCCCGAGGGGGCGGCCGTACGGGACGACAACGGCCGTACGTATGTGGCGGGCACCGTCGCCCTGCCGTCGCTGCGGCTCAGCGCGCTGCGTACCGCGGTGGCCATGGCGGTGGCCTCCGGGGCGGCGGGGCTGGAGGCGGCGGCGGTGGTGGGCGAGGGGGAGTCCCTCGCGGAGGACGACCTCGCGGCGGTACGGGATCTCGGCGGGGCCGCGACGCCGGTGCTGCTCGCGGGCGTGGACGGTGCGGTGCGGTCCGTGGTGACCGCGGGCTGAACGGTTCCGTCCGCGGTTCCCTCCGAGGGCGGGCGGTGGCGACGGGCGAGAACCCGCCTACCGGAAGAATCACCCCCGCTTCTCTTGCAATCCCTGCCCCCTCGCGCATCAATGGACGCCAGTTCTCCCGACGGGCCGTCAGATTCGGCCGTCCCCATACGGCAACTCCCGTACCAGGGAAGGGAATCCAATGATCCGCAAGCGAACGGCAATCAGCGCGGCGTTGGCCGCCGGCACCCTCGCCGCAGGCATCGCACTCGCTCCGGGAGCCGCGGCCGTCGTCCCCCAGGACGCCACCATCGTCGCCGACTGCGGTGTCTACGGCGGCGGTACGGCCACCCTCACGGCCACCCAGGACGGCACCGCCGCGACCGTCCGCGTCGCCTCGTCGATCACCGCCCCGCTCGCCCTCGCCGAGGACTCGATCGCCTCCACCCTCACCCTGGTGAAGGCGGACGGCGGGACGACCGCCTTCACGGGCACCGAGAACCCCGCGATGGCCGCGGGCGACAGCGTCACGGTCGGCCCGCTGGACGGCACCGTCGCGGCCGGCGACAGCCTGGAGGCCTTCGGCGGCTCCCTGCAGATGGTGATCTTCGGGATCACCGTGACGTGCACGGCGCAGGGACCGCAGTCACCGGGCCCGTTCGTGTTCGAGTGACCGCCGGGTCCGGGCCGGGCCCGGGTCAGAGGGCGTCGGGGCCGCGCTCACCGGTCCGTACCCGGACCACCGTCTCCACCGGCACGGTCCACACCTTCCCGTCGCCGATCTTCCCCGTCCGCGCGGCCCGCACGATCGCCTCGGTGACGGATTCGGCGTCCGCGTCCCCGACGACGACCTCGATACGGACCTTCGGTACGAGGTCGACCTGGTACTCGGCGCCCCGGTACACCTCGGTGTGGCCGCGCTGGCGCCCGTAACCGCTGGCCTCGGTGACGGTCAGCCCGTGCACACCGATCTCCCGCAGTACGGTCTTGACCTCGTCGAGGCGGTGCGGCTTGACGATCGCGGTGATGAGCTTCATGCCCGGGACCTGGCCTTCTGCGCGGTGGGGACGACGGACTGCGCAGCGGGGAAGCAGGGCGACGGACTGCGCGGCGGGGACGACGCAGGTGATCGTAGGCGGTCGCGGCGTGCGGCGTAAGGTGCGGGCCGGACCCCGCCGCACGGTTCCCCGCGCCCCCGGCGGGGCGCCCCGCCGGGGGTACGGAACGGCGGAGGCCGAATCCTGGTACGGCAGGGGCTCGACGATCAGGGACAATGGGCGCCATGAGCGTTCGTACCCAGTCACCCGAGCCGCCGGAATCCTCGGAATCATCCTCGGGGGCACCCCACCGCGCCGGCTTCGCCTGCTTCGTGGGCCGCCCCAACGCGGGCAAGTCCACCCTCACGAATGCTCTGGTCGGCCAGAAGGTGGCGATCACCGCGAACCAGCCGCAGACCACGCGGCACACGGTGCGCGGCATCGTGCACCGGGCCGACGCCCAACTGATCCTGGTGGACACCCCGGGGCTGCACAAACCGCGCACGCTCCTCGGCGAGCGGCTCAACGACGTCGTCCGCACGACGTGGGCCGAGGTCGACGTGATCGGTTTCTGCCTGCCCGCGAACGAGAAGCTCGGTCCCGGCGACCGCTTCATCGCGAAGGAACTGGCGTCCATCAAGAAGACGCCGAAGATCGCGATCGTCACGAAGACCGACCTGGTGGACAGCAAGACGCTCGCCGAGCAGCTCATCGCCATCGACCAGCTCGGCAAGGAGCTCGGCTTCGAGTGGGCCGAGATCGTGCCCGTGTCGGCGGTCGCCGACGAGCAGGTGGACCTGCTGGCGGACCTGCTCGTGCCGCTCATCCCCGAGGGCCCGGCCCTCTACCCCGAGGGCGACCTCACGGACGAGCCCGAGCAGGTCATGGTGGCCGAGCTGATCCGGGAGGCCGCGCTGGAGGGCGTGCGGGACGAGCTGCCGCACTCCATCGCCGTCGTCGTCGAGGAGATGCTGCCGCGCGAGGACCGGCCCGCGGACCGGCCGCTGCTCGACATCCACGCCTTCGTCTACATCGAGCGGCCCAGCCAGAAGGGCATCGTCATCGGCCCCAAGGGCAAGCGGCTGAAGGAGGTCGGGATCAAGTCGCGCAAGCAGATCGAGGCGCTGCTGGGGACTCCGGTCTTCCTGGACCTGCATGTGAAGGTGGCGAAGGACTGGCAGCGGGACCCCCGCCAGCTGCGCAAGCTCGGTTTCTGAGGGTGCCCTTGAGGGTGTCCCTGAGGGTGCCTCTGGGGGCTGTGCCCTCAGACCCCCCTGTCGCGCTGCGCGTTCCCGCGCGGTTCCCCGCGCCCCTGACAGGGGCGCGGAGAACCCTTCGCCGTCGTCACCGCTGAGCTCGCAGCACGTCCCGCAGCCAGTGGTAGGACGCCTTCGGGGTCCGTTCCAGTGTCCCGAAGTCGACGTGCACCAGGCCGAAGCGGCGTGCGTACCCCTCGGCCCACTCGAAGTTGTCGAGGAGCGACCACACGAAGTACCCGCGGACATCCACGCCCTGCTCCGACGCCCGGTGCAGGGCCCGCAGGTGCCCGTCCAGGTACGTGATCCGGTCCTGGTCGTCCAGTCCCTCGTACGAGCAGCCGTTCTCCGTGATCACGACGGGCGGGAGCCGGTCGCCGTACCGTCCGCGGAAGTCCACCAGCAGTTCGGTGAGGGCCTCCGGCACCACCGGCCAGCCGAAGTCCGTGACCGGGTAGCCCGCTATCTCCCGTACGGAGAAAGGGAGTTCGGCGGGCATGGTCAGTCCGCCGAACTCGATCTGCGAACCCTGCGGCGCGCCCACCCTGGTCGGCGCGTAGTAGTTGATTCCGTACCAGTCGACCGGCTCCCCGATGATCTCCAGGTCGGCGGCGACCTCCTCGGGGCTGCCCGGCATCAGTTCGACGATGCCCTCCGGGTACCGCCCCAGCAGCACCGGGTCCGCGAACAGCCGGTTGAGGAGCAGGTCGTAGAAATCGGCCGCCTCCAGGTCCGCGGGGTCCTGGGAGGCGGGCCAGGTCGGGCCGTGCGAGTTGGCGATGCCGATGTCCCCGGCCCCGGCCGCGCGCAGCGCCCGTACGGCGAGGCCGTGGGCCAGCAGCTGGTGGTGGGCCACCGGCAGGGCGTCGAAGAGGAGCCGGCCGCCCGGTGCGTGCGCGCCCAGGGCGTGGCCCAGCAGGGTGTGCTCGGCGGGCTCGTTGAGGGTGATCCACTTGGTGACCCGGTCGCCGAGCCGGGCGGCCACCCGGGCCGCGTACTCGGCGAACCGCCCGGCCGTGTCCCGCCGCAGCCAGCCGCCCGCCTCCTGGAGCGCCAGGGGCAGGTCCCAGTGGAAGAGGGTCGGGACCGGGCGTACGTCCGCCGCGCACAGCTCGTCGACCAGCCGGTCGTAGAAGTCCAGGCCGCCGGGCGAGTCCACCCGGGGCCAGGAGACGGAGAAGCGGTACGCGTCCACGCCGAGGTCGTGCAGGAGCGCCACGTCCTCGGGATAGCGGTGGTAGTGGTCGCAGGCCACCTCGGCCGTCGAGCCGTCCTTCACCCGGCCGGGTTCGGCCGTGAAGGCGTCCCACACGGAAGGGGCCCGCCGGTCCGCCGCGCCCTCGATCTGGTGGGCCGAGGTGGAGACCCCCCAGAGGAAGCCGGGCGGGAACGGGGGAACGGGCGTCGCGTTCGTGGCCATGGGCGCGATCATGCGTACCGCCGGTGACGGAAGTCAACGGGGCCGTGGCCGCGTCCCTGACGGCCCCGCGCCCCTCCCGACGGTCTTCGCGCCTCTCCCGGCGGTCCCTCTACGCGCCCTCCTTCAGGACCCTCGTGATCAGTTTCCGCTGCTCCTCCGTCAGGTGCGGGTCCGTGCAGTAGGCCGTCCTTCCGTCGACCGTGATCTCGTAGCTGAAGCCGTCCGGGACGCCCATGGGGGGCGTGCCCCGGCCGGCGGCGACCGCCCGCTCGGCCAGGGCGTGCCATTCCTGGGCGTCGGGGCGGCCCGAGGTGTCGATCTCGGCGTGCCGCCCGATGCCCGCGAAGCCGCCTGTGCGGCTCACCTGAATACGCATGGGTCCTTGTCTAGTACGGAACCGGCGCTGCGGTCACCGGGTCGGCACCTTCACCTGTTCCCAGGCCTTCGTGACGGCCTGGAGTTCCTCGCCCTCGCCGTACGAGGTGCGGGCCTGCGCCAGGGTGAGCGCCGCGAAGTCCGTGAAACTCGCCTCCGAGCCCAGCTCGCCGCCGGTCAGCACGTCGTACCAGATCTGCCCGGCCCGCTCCCAGGCGTGCCCGGCGAGCGCGCTCGCGGCCAGGTAGAAGGCGTGGTTGGGGATGCCGGAGTTGATGTGCACGCCGCCGTTGTCGCGGCCGGTGCGGACGTAGTCGTCCATCGTTGCGGGCTGCGGGTCCTTGCCGAGCACGTCGTCGTCGTACGCCGTCCCGGGGGCCTTCATCGACCGCAGGGCCGTGCCCGTGACGCTCGGGGCGAGCAGGCCCGCGCCGATCAGCCAGTCGGCGTCGGCGGCGGTCTGGCCCAGCGTGTACTGCTTGATGAGCGAGCCGAAGACGTCCGAGAAGTGCTCGTTGAGAGCGCCCGGCTGGCCGAAGTAGGTGAGGTTCGCCGTGTACTGGGTGACGCCGTGCGCGAGTTCGTGGCCGATGACGTCGACCGGGATCGTGAAGTCGAGGAAGATCTCGCCGTCACCGTCGCCGAACACCATCTGCTCGCCGTTCCAGAAGGCGTTGTTGTAGTCCTCGCCGAAGTGGACGGTGGCGTTCAGCGGCAGGCCCTCGCCGTTGACCGAGTTGCGGTGGTACGTCTTCGAGAACAGGTCGAAGGTGGCGCCCAGGCCGGCGTACGCACGGTTGACGGTGGCGTCCTTGCCGGGCCTGTCGCCCTCGCCGCGGACCTTCCGGCCGGGGAGGTCCTGCTTGTGCCGTGCGTCGTGGATCGTGCGGGTGGGCCTGTCCTCGGCGGCGCCGGCGGGCGGGGCCAGGGCGGGGGCGCCCAGCACGGTGGTCAGCCGGCGGCTGGTGCGCTCGTAGGCGTCCTGCTGGAGGGTGCGGCGCGCCTTGGCGGCGATCGCCGGGTTCTGCGCCCGGGCCAGGGTGTCCAGGACGTGGGGCGGGACGATGGTGCAGAAGACGGGCTCGAAGCCCCCGTGTGTCGTCATGCCCGGCACCATCGCACTCCGTGATGCCACTGTCACTAGCGGCAACCATGATTGGTGAAATGATGGGATAAGGGGGGCGGTCGGGTCCGGTTTCCTGTACGGATGCGAGCTCGCCGTGACGGGTCGCGCCGTCCCGTGCGGGCGGGGGTGGCGTCCCGCATGGTGATACGCGGGCTCACCCGTGACGGGGGTCGGCTAGCATGCGGAGCATCATGCGTATCGGGCTGCTTCTCC belongs to Streptomyces sp. V3I8 and includes:
- a CDS encoding M4 family metallopeptidase; protein product: MTTHGGFEPVFCTIVPPHVLDTLARAQNPAIAAKARRTLQQDAYERTSRRLTTVLGAPALAPPAGAAEDRPTRTIHDARHKQDLPGRKVRGEGDRPGKDATVNRAYAGLGATFDLFSKTYHRNSVNGEGLPLNATVHFGEDYNNAFWNGEQMVFGDGDGEIFLDFTIPVDVIGHELAHGVTQYTANLTYFGQPGALNEHFSDVFGSLIKQYTLGQTAADADWLIGAGLLAPSVTGTALRSMKAPGTAYDDDVLGKDPQPATMDDYVRTGRDNGGVHINSGIPNHAFYLAASALAGHAWERAGQIWYDVLTGGELGSEASFTDFAALTLAQARTSYGEGEELQAVTKAWEQVKVPTR